The sequence TCTCTGCTATCTGAACCGCGTTTAAAGCTGCGCCTTTGCGAATCTGGTCGCCGGAGACCCAAAGATTAATTCCCTTGTTGTCCGGCAAAGATTCATCCTGACGGATTCGGCCGACATAAACATCGTCATTATCGGCAGCGTCAAGCGGCATCGGGAAACGATTGTTTTTGGCATCATCGATTATCGAAACGCCGGGGGCGTGTTCGAGAAGCTGACGAACTTCATCGGGAGTAATCGAATCCTTGAATTCAAGATTGATGCTTTCGCAATGGCAGCGAGGAACACCAATCCTGATACAGGTGCAGGTAATCGCGATTTCAGGACAATGGAAAATCTTCCTTGTCTCTTTTACCATTTTCATCTCTTCTTCGTTATAGCCGTTGGCCCCGATAGCCGAATCGTGACTGAAAATGTTAAAGGCAATCTGATATTTAAATTTGTTCATCGTCGGTTTTTTGCCTTCGAGAATTTCTTTCGTCTGATTGAAAAGCTCGGTCATACCGGCCTGGCCCGCCCCGCTGACGGCCTGATAAGTACTGACAACCATCCTTTTAATAGGATTGGCTTTGTGCAGCGGCCATATCGGAACGTTGGCGATAATCGTCGAACAGTTCGGATTGGCGATAATGCCATTGTGTTTTTTTATGTCTTCAGGATTGACTTCAGGAATTACCAGCGGAATTTCAGGGTCCATTCTGAAAGCACTCGAATTATCGACAACTACAGCGCCGGTTTTTACGGCGGCGGCGGCAAACTGCCTGCTGCGCGAAGCGCCTGCGCTGAAAAGGGCAATTTCTACGCCTTTGAAACTATTTTCAGTCAATTCCTCGACCGGATAATCCTTACCTTTGAATTTTTGTGTTTTACCGACAGAACGCGACGAAGCGAGCATCTTTATGGATTTAACGGGAAAATCACGCTGTTCGAGAATTTTGATAAATTCCTGCCCTACGGCACCGGTAACGCCTGCGATAGCTACATTTTTTGCCACTTTGCTTAACTCCTTAAATCGTTTAAAAGCCGGAACATACTAATAATTTCAGCGGATAAAGTCAAGGAAAGACCTCTAAAAGCGGGGGAAAACCCATTTTTTTGTTGTCTTTTCCCGAAAATGTCTATAGAATACAGAGCTTATGGTTAAACAGACCAGAAAATTTGAATCAGTATCAGCAGCAATTAATCTGTGGCAATCCCTCTGCGGACTCGCTCTTATTTTGCGCCAGTAGGCGCAATAAAGATCCCCTCCTATCTCCCATATTGTTTTTTGTTTATTGTAGAAATTTGAAGCATTTTATTGCATAATTTCTGTTCCAGAATAATTAAAGGAGACAAGTTATGTCTGCTGAAGAAAAAGTGATAGTTTTCGATACGACGCTGCGAGACGGCGAACAGGCTGCCGGTACAAGGTTAGGCGTTCGGGAAAAACTCGAACTGGCGACGCAACTGGCGAGACTTGGCGTCGATGTTATCGAAGCGGGCTTTCCAATTTCCTCGCCGCAGGATTTCGAGGCTGTGCAGTTAATCGCCCAGCACGTAACCGGTCCGACTATCTGCGGACTTTCAAGAGCAGTCGATAAAGATATTGATTCGGCAGGTGCCGCTCTGAAAAAAGCCAAGAAAGCGA comes from Phycisphaerae bacterium and encodes:
- a CDS encoding aspartate-semialdehyde dehydrogenase, encoding MAKNVAIAGVTGAVGQEFIKILEQRDFPVKSIKMLASSRSVGKTQKFKGKDYPVEELTENSFKGVEIALFSAGASRSRQFAAAAVKTGAVVVDNSSAFRMDPEIPLVIPEVNPEDIKKHNGIIANPNCSTIIANVPIWPLHKANPIKRMVVSTYQAVSGAGQAGMTELFNQTKEILEGKKPTMNKFKYQIAFNIFSHDSAIGANGYNEEEMKMVKETRKIFHCPEIAITCTCIRIGVPRCHCESINLEFKDSITPDEVRQLLEHAPGVSIIDDAKNNRFPMPLDAADNDDVYVGRIRQDESLPDNKGINLWVSGDQIRKGAALNAVQIAEKLL